tatttaatttatgtttagttagctaaattgaTGATTTAGAAATACTGCATGCCTCATAGTTTAGGACCGAGGAAATACATCTGAATGTTTATTTATTGTATAAAATAATATTTCTGTTTAGTATTTCTTCCGTCTCAAATTAATTGGTGCCggttttttcaaaaaaaatccatataaattttcgaaataaaactGCAGTCCATGTTTTAGTGGAACTTTTGCGAAAACCCTTGTATATTTCGAAATTAACGCCCAGTTCACGCTTAATTGAAGTCGCGGAGTCCAGatttatttcgaaaatttacagatttttttttaaaaccgGCGCCAATTATTTTGGTAAGGAGAGAATTTGGCAAGGAGAGGGAATAGTACAATTTTATGGCAACTCGGGCGTCCCACCGATCCGATCTGAAAAAAGTCCATAAAATATctccaaaatcaaatcaaaataCTAGGAAAAACCGGAAACGcctctttctcctcttccAGATCCTTCCTCTCCAGCCCCGTTCCAGCCATCCCCGATTTGACCACTCGCTCTCGGAGCAGAATCCCCTCGATTCGATCGGTGTGAGGGGGCGATGAGGAAGCGGGAGCGGGAGAACCCGTGCGGGATCTGTGGCCACTACCACAAATACGAGGAGGGAGAGCCGTGCGGGGTGTGCGGCCACCGCCCGCCGGTGGTAGGGTCCGTGGCGGGGGCGCCGAAGCAGGAGTCGGCGTTCCCCTCCGAGATATTGAAGGacttcctcttcctcggcaGCTACGACAACGCTTCCCGCTCCGAACTCCTCAAGACCATCGGCGTCTCCCACATCCTCAACGTATGCGTGCTTTCGCTTAATAAGCTTACGTTGATGCATAGCTTTCATTCTCTGCGTTGGACGATTCGATTGGGCTTGGTTGGCGCACGGGCGTAGGTTCGATGCTGAGCTGAATGATACGCATGCGTAGGAATGAATGGAAGGGTTTCTATTTTAGGGTCCGTGCGGGCTCTTTTTGTTATCCAATTTTTGTCCAGTTCATCTGTCGTCAGAGGACTCGGTTTCACGCTGTTGGATTTTTGTAAGTAGGATTGTAGgttgagagagagatggaatGTTCGTTTCACAACCTTCTTGCAACAGAATGAGAGTGATGAGCATGACAGCAGCAGGCGCAGTGTTCTAGTGTAACGGTTAGTTTTAATTTGTTGTGCTTAGTGTTGAAGGTGATGGGGGGCCAAATGTCCCGAAATGTTGTTTTGAAACCTCCCTGCACTTGCATGCTTCTTTCGTTACTTTTTGTACTTATTGTTGAAGGTGATGATCCAGAGCGGCAAATGTTCAGACATATTGTGTTCAATCCCATCTTGTTTTTTGCTCAAATAAACTTTGTGGGCTGATGGTAGATTGTTGGTGTATTACATGAAGTGAAGTCGACAATATCTTGCAAAACTTTGTTCTTCTTGAGTCATTGTGGACAAATTGGATTTATTTGCATCTGTGTTGCATGGAGTTTAGTTGGATATTGAGTTAGGGTGGGTGTGCATACGTCCAGTTTTTAAAATCGTTGATTAGTTTGCATAACCCTCTCTTTATGCTAGATTTGGATGGTTCGTTTAATCTGCTTTCTGAATACAAATATTCGGAATCTGTTAGACTGGTGCTCCAGGGATACTGACTAGAGTATTTTTAGAATTGCTTCGGCATCTGAAAACGTTGAATATTTCGCATGCCTTAAAAAAATTGCTGGCAAGAAGTTTAGTTTTAGCGCTTAAAAATGTTTAGCGGTAAAATTAAACCAGAACAGCAAAGATCTTTAAAATGCTAAGAGTAGTTAAGAAAATATCAATGCTAAGGAGAATGTTCTAAACTGCAACTAGCAATTAAATCCTTTCAGATGAAGAGGAATAAAATATTAATCACTATATTAATGTGCATAAACTAAACATCAGTGCACTAACAAATTTTTCTCGTACTGTGTTAATTGATTGATCCATTTCTCTGAACTTCATTTACTGGACGAAAGAGAGCACATCATCCAAGCCCGCAATCACCAAATTCAATCTGTCAATGCATCATTTTTCATATTGGATTTGATGATTCACAGGAGATACTACTGGCTTGCTTAGAAATTTGGGGAAGTGTTGCATGTTATGACCTGTGCCTCTACCTCATACGATGATGACTTCCAGGCATACAACATTACTAGTAACTAAGGTTCTAAATCACAGGTTATAACTATGGCAGCTATTGCTATGTATCATGGGAGCTGTTCCACGTAGTATCTTATTAACAATAGAAAATAATACTAGATACAATAAATACTAAAGTCACATCAAATATATTAGCGAAACACAGTGTTTACAAGTACTATTATACGTCCATAAGCACCATAATTCAAGTATGGAACCAATCAAAGTAGAATTGCAATCTCTATTTTGCCTTCTGGTAAAGTTGTATTTCGAAATAAACATTCTATTTTGTAATAATGTTTATATGGATGGCTGAGCTATTAGAAGTATAGCAGGACATTAGCTTGTCGCTTAGCGTTTAGGGTCCCAAAAGTACACTATAGCTAGCTATTTAGAACTTTGGTAGTAACTTTGGCTCACTGACCGATCACACTAACAGAACTGTGCCCCCCGTCTAGTCTTCTGACAAAAAAGTGGTGAATTGCCACTTCTTTCCTTGTCCAAAGAAGGCTGATGCAGACTGGTCTATCGTGATTTTCAACCGGAGCATCATGATGTAAAATGCCTCTACCTCATTGTGTTCAACAATGCTCCACTGGGTCGCGGGGGTTCATAAAGACCACAACCTTCGCTTGTGAAGGTGACATGAGAGAGAATCTAACAGGCAAATGAGAGAGAAAGCGGCAGTGGAATGTGGGATTTGGGGTGCAACCAAGTTTCAAAAGCCCATCTCCACTCTATTATTTTAATACAGAGTTGTGGTTGCCTCTCCATGCGCCACATACAGTCTCCGTGCAGAAGGGCGACTGAGCCTGGCAGGGTGCGACATGGGCTAAGGTGAGGTGTTTAATCGAAGGAGAAAGAGGTGGAGGATAGCAGAGGAAGACAATGCAGGAAAAACATAGTGGGAGTTTAGGAGCGAGCTGATCCTACGATTCTTTGTTTAGATATCATCTTTAGCCATTGATTCTTTGCTAGTGCTATACATTGGAAACCTGAATTAGAACCACTGGAAGTATAATTGTGataagtacttcctccgtcccagtatatgaggcacgcacgcgtCCCAAGAACGTTAATTTAACtaccaaaatataaattatatgacgtaaaaatatatatcattaaAAAGTTCATTTGActacgaatctaatgatatattttttatgaaatataatttatattttgctaGTTAAATTGTGATCTTGGGATGCGTACCTGCCTCATATAGTGGGACAGAGGGAATATTACATTTGGATTGAATAGTTAAGGCTCCAGTCGTTTAGTTGTAGATCCATGTGACATAGTGATGTTTTCTGAGGTTTGTCATCTGAAACTTTGCAACTATTCTTGTTTgttagaaaaagaaatgacATCTTACAGCTCTTTATGTGGCTGTGACACTGGCAGACTATGGCTGTGTTTCGTATTACGGTGAATTCTTCTCATAAACCCATTTTCCACACTCGCCTTTGCCTATTTTATTGTTTGGCCCACCAACTTTTTCCTGCTTTCGTGTCTATTTTCTCACAGCGAATTATAAGATATATCAGCAACAGCAAACTAGGCCTACATTTGTGCCAAAACGTTTACTATCTGATCTTGGGCTGATACTCTGTTGTGTAAACACATGTCACATGTCTTCTGAAACTCTGAAAATACTCCTGTTCTATTTGGAACTGACATGAAATTTTACAATGCTTTTTACCTGACAGACTGTACCCTTATGCCAAAACCTTTACCGGAATTCATTCACTTATCACTGCCTTCAAGACGACAAGACATTGCAGTTTGATGACGCAATCCAGTTTCTAGGTATCACTGTTGTTCTCCCAGTCCTCGGCCTGCAACAGTAGACTTGAAATATCTTTAACATTTCCATTGTTCTATCCTGCAAGATTGACAATGTGGCAGATATTCTCTATCTCGTAGCATAAAAATTCTCCACTCTCAATCTACCAATGTATATGGTTTCTATGATTATATTTTAAACTTATGTTCTGTAGACACCCTTGTAATTTTATTCTTCTCTCTTCCAGTCCCCCTTCCATGCATGCCCCCTTCACATATTGAGCATAGGTTTATTTGGTTCTCAGGCCGTTGAGCATAGGTTAATCTGGTGTGTAGTCAATAAGGGCATCCTATACCTActtattttgttattttcaaCTTCAGAACAATGCGAGAGGGATAAAGCACGTGTTCTAGTCCATTGCATGTCAGGGAAAAGTAGGTGTGTACATGTAACATTAATTCTCATTAGCAGTTGATTGTTTCTGATATTCTTGGACTTCTTTGACTAATGCTTTCAGAACACATTGATCAGGTCAGCTGCCTTTGTGATAGCCTTCTTGATGAAGTCCAGAGGCTGGAGACTTGCACAATGTTTTCAATGGGTGAAAGAACGGAGACCACAAGTGCAACTGGCTGATGGTAACTTCTTACCTTTTATAGACTTCTGCTCACATTCAAGATGACTCGTTCTAAAAAACTGATAGAAAATCTAAATATGAAATTTACAATGTTGATCTGCTGTAAGGTGGTACTAAACAGCGCAAAACTTTTCATGGTATGCTGTTAAGGGTGAATGGAATTAGCAAATAGCATTGAACTAATCAATTTATGCTGTTAAGAGGGAAACTGGACTTATGACTTATGAGCGTCCGACTTACGCATATTTAGAAGGTTTTATATGGTCCAGTGTACAATTACCACTGAACTACTCATCAGTTTGCTTGAGAGCATCAAAATGCAATTAGTGAACAGTTGAGCTGCCGCCATGCGTAAATTAATCAGCAATTGAGCTTTTATCTTGAAAGTCCGACTGCATAAATACTTCTCTCTAGCATATTTAGATTATATAGTAAGTATGAAGTATGAACATCATGGTGGACTAAAGAAAGttgttttacttttttttctacagCGGCACAGCAGCAGTTGATGGAGTACGAACAGAAGCTTTTTAGTTCCAATGTCTGCGTGCCAGCTCAATATTTTGCTCCAACAGATACGTTCCCTTCTCTTGGATTTGGTTTTCCAAAACCGTCAGGGGAAGTCCAGGTGCCTACCTTTAACCAGCAGGCTCCAGCATCCATCTTTGAGCGGGTCAGCCCGAGCAACATTCCGACTAATTTCACATTTGGAGCTGAAAGAATTACCGAAGCGGAGCTCCCAGATAGCAATAACTTTGGTGTGGTCAACTTGTCTGGGAGTGATAACATGATGGACAGCTCCTAGGTTGCTTTTGCAATGATAGATTTCTCGGGATGTTTTAGATTTCTGAGTAGAAAAGTTGCGATTTTTGTACGGGTTTGTGTGATCATTTTGACCATTGATATTTTGTGCATTTTAAGAGGCACTGGTGTGCTGTTATTCAACTTTTGTAGGGTAATTCAAATGAACTGAAATTACGCCGGAAGTTGAGTAGAAGCTACATATGTGCTTGTTAAATTGTAttccttccgttccataattcttgttgaaatattacatgtatctagacgctttctaaaaatagatgcatccatttttagacaaatttgatacAAGAATTATGGAGGGGGTACAGATTTGTGTGAAGCATGGCTCAAAATCTTTTGACGACGACGAGGGATACCGATCTCTGGTGTCCGAACGGACCAGCCAACCACCACTGATTAAAGTAATCTGGTTCGTTGATTAATCTTTACAATGTACTACGTGCACTTCTCCATACAAATGGCCCTCCTGATTTCTATTTGCTTCCTAAAACTGCCTGAACCCTAGATCACGCTTCATTTCAGTACCATAAGATCACGCTTCCGCTCAAATTTTTTTACGTAAAAATGTAAAAAAggaaagcaaagaaaaaaagttaaagtacaaggatgaaaaaagaaaagagtaagATAAATTACGAATAATAAGCAGCCTGCTGCTTACGTGCTTTCTCACACATTTCAAAAATTCAAGTTTAACTGCTAATTAGATCAATAATACAGTATATTTTGTGTACCACAAAAATTGTATCATACCCAATTTTATATACAGTATATAAATTCATATCAAAAGAAATACATATATAATATAGCACTCCATATAACTTTTATGTCACATGATCCATATATTATCAATGTAGTTGGTCAAATAAAATCTTTGAGTGCATGCTAGATTCTTGTCCAGTACTACCAGGTATACGTTCTTGTCTAGTAACAACCCAATTGGAGATCAGTTTTCCTTCGATCCCCTCCAATCCTCTCAAACCCCCATGTAACCGAGCAAGCTTTCCCTGTGATGCGCGCGCTCCCAAAATATTTGGGTGGAAATTAAAGGAGGCAGCCCCGTCGCTGAGCACTCGGCAAGTCACATCCCGGCCCAAAGTGTGGAAATGACAAATAGAGCTGAAGGAAATTTATTCATTGATTTCCCGTAAACAATATAGCTGTGAGCCTGTAACAACGAAGACAATTTATCCGTTCGTTCCTTGTAAACAAATAGAATCATGACAATTATCTGCTGCAGAGTCGATTACTTCTGTGCAAAGCACGAATATGTACTAACAGACTTGCCCTTCATCTACAATTCCCATCTGCGTATAAACGCTTCTCTGCTTGCTATACACAAAACAAACACTTCATTGCATAGGTCTGCAAAACAAAGATATCGCAAAGAGTTTGCATGCCTGCCATCTTTGAAAACTGGCAGCTCATCTAGCATCACACTCATCGTCTGATGTACTCGATCGTGCAGTTCTCTTTGAGCCATTCAAGCACCTTTGCAGCCTCTAGAACATCCTGAACCTGCGTTGTTGAACGCCACAGCAAACACATAATAAGGTTTCCCAGCCATGGAATCAAGATGAGATATGGCAGATATTTGTTGGTTCACTTCATACTGGGCATGCTCATGGTGGTTTAATTGTCATCCAGTGAGTATGTATTTTAGTAGTTGAAAGAACTGACGAATAAGATCAAAAGGGTGTTGGCGCACCGCAGTGAAGTGAAGAAATTCAGAATCAGAAATATCAGAAGAAACAGTTAAAAACCTGCTGTTTGATGTTCCCCTCGTCGTAGTCTTGATTATAGCGTTTGAACTCTTCTATAGAGTTCTCAACTTCCTTGATGAGCTGTTCGGTTGAGTACTGCATGGCGATACGTTGTTAATACATGGATAAAAATGTGCGTATTAAAAGCCTAAAGAAAGAGGTTCTACAGAAACAGCAGGTATCTATCACCTGCAAGTTTTCAGCCTTGAATATTTCACCAACAGCCAACATTTGTTTAATGATCCTAGTAATGTTCTCCCTCTCATTTTTCAGGTATTCCTGGACTGACTTTTCACTTGAAAGGGATGCTAGCTGGTCTCTATCTAGCTTTGTTTCTGCCTGCAGGAATTAATAGTCTAATTGAAAAAGCAAGATATATAAGCTAATTGAGTGTTACACTGCTTGTTCAGTACCTGAAGTTGCAGAAGTTTGGCTCCATACAACATTTGGCCTTGTTCTTGAAATAAGGAGCGTGGAACATCAACTTCAACCAACTAAAAATACCAAGGGAAATGTTACTGAAAGCTTATGAGATCTTTGGAGAAAATGTAAAGGAATTTGGTAATGAACCAAACGTAACATATAAATGATCACCCCTGAGAGAGACTGCAGAATTCAAAAACTATTTCAGAAGCAAGCCCACAACCTGTCCCAGCTGATCGAGGATTGCATTATCTGTTGCTTGTTCTATAGCTGTCTTCTCCACTTCTTTGCATCTTTCCAGAATTCGTTCTCGAACCTGTAACAGTCAAAAGGGATGATTGCCATCAAACACTTCAAAAGTTATTAACCATCATATTATAGGATGATCACAGTTTACAGCTAATATTTCACAAGGTGAACTGCTAACTGAGCAGGCCCAATGGGTACATATCCAATAATGTTGATTGCAATGACTATTACTAACTACTGGAATAGAAACCTGATCCATGGTAGTGCATCCTGGAAGGAGTTTTTCGGCAAGTGAATCGTCCAATTCTGGCAACTGTCTGAAGAAGAGTTCTTTACACACAACCTACAGAATACAGTCAAAATGGAAATGAAAACCTCCAGCACTAGCTATAGACTGCAATACAAAATCTGTGTATGTGTTTAATCAAACTTTGAGGACTAACATACAAGCGTGTCTATATTTCCACATGAAAATTATACTGATAGATTCATCGCCAAACATAATTCAGAAGTGTTATACTATTGGTGTGATACAGGCACAATATGATGTGATTGGTAATAAGAGTGTGATCTTTAGGAAGTGACACTCACAGTAAACTGGGCACGGACACCT
This is a stretch of genomic DNA from Brachypodium distachyon strain Bd21 chromosome 1, Brachypodium_distachyon_v3.0, whole genome shotgun sequence. It encodes these proteins:
- the LOC100843241 gene encoding protein-tyrosine-phosphatase IBR5: MRKRERENPCGICGHYHKYEEGEPCGVCGHRPPVVGSVAGAPKQESAFPSEILKDFLFLGSYDNASRSELLKTIGVSHILNTVPLCQNLYRNSFTYHCLQDDKTLQFDDAIQFLEQCERDKARVLVHCMSGKSRSAAFVIAFLMKSRGWRLAQCFQWVKERRPQVQLADAAQQQLMEYEQKLFSSNVCVPAQYFAPTDTFPSLGFGFPKPSGEVQVPTFNQQAPASIFERVSPSNIPTNFTFGAERITEAELPDSNNFGVVNLSGSDNMMDSS